The following are encoded in a window of Pseudofrancisella aestuarii genomic DNA:
- a CDS encoding RidA family protein — protein MKKQKISTENAPKALGAYEQAIKVGNFVYTSGQIGLKPDGTLVGECIKEQTKQVMENLEAVLKAAGSSLQEVVKTTIFIKDMTEFAIIDEVYKSFFDGNFPARSCVEVARLPKDVKIEIEVVALVSI, from the coding sequence ATGAAAAAACAAAAAATAAGTACAGAAAATGCACCTAAGGCTTTAGGAGCTTATGAGCAAGCTATAAAAGTTGGTAATTTTGTTTATACATCTGGACAGATAGGTCTTAAACCTGATGGAACTTTAGTAGGAGAGTGTATAAAAGAGCAAACTAAACAAGTTATGGAAAATTTAGAAGCTGTATTAAAAGCAGCAGGTTCAAGTTTACAAGAGGTTGTAAAAACTACTATTTTTATAAAGGATATGACAGAGTTTGCTATTATTGATGAAGTTTATAAATCTTTTTTTGATGGAAATTTTCCAGCTAGATCTTGTGTTGAAGTTGCAAGACTACCAAAAGATGTGAAAATTGAAATTGAAGTTGTAGCATTAGTGAGTATCTAA
- a CDS encoding ABC transporter ATP-binding protein, with amino-acid sequence MDAEKELIIDVKNLTKVYGEKTVVDNIDLQVQKGDIYGFLGPNGSGKTTSIRMVCGLLPITKGEGTCLGYDIGTHSGAIKQQVGYMTQKFTLYPDLTVRENLKIFARLHSLKNIKEAVERTMDNLQIGKARANQKAYELSGGWKQRLALGVATIHDPKLLLLDEPTAGVDPKARREFWDYISGLSSRGITTLVSTHYMDEAERCNKLSYIAYGKLLSSGTQKDIISGCNIKTYNIVGKGVYKLIAELQEHPDVEQISMFGSSAHLSIKKDVDISPIASQYKEFEWQEIDTSLEDAFIYLMSSQKDNFA; translated from the coding sequence ATGGATGCTGAAAAAGAGCTCATAATTGATGTTAAGAATTTAACTAAAGTTTATGGTGAAAAAACAGTAGTTGATAATATTGATCTTCAAGTTCAGAAAGGTGATATATATGGTTTTTTAGGTCCTAATGGCTCAGGAAAAACTACTTCTATAAGAATGGTTTGCGGACTTCTTCCGATAACAAAAGGAGAAGGGACTTGTCTTGGTTATGATATAGGAACTCACTCAGGTGCTATTAAGCAACAAGTTGGCTATATGACACAAAAATTTACTCTCTATCCAGACTTAACAGTTAGAGAAAACTTAAAAATTTTTGCAAGACTTCATAGCTTAAAAAATATCAAAGAAGCTGTAGAAAGAACTATGGATAATCTACAAATTGGCAAAGCTAGAGCAAATCAAAAAGCCTATGAATTATCAGGTGGATGGAAGCAAAGGTTAGCTTTAGGTGTTGCAACGATACATGATCCTAAGTTGCTATTGTTAGATGAGCCTACAGCGGGTGTTGATCCAAAGGCTAGAAGAGAGTTTTGGGACTATATATCAGGATTATCAAGTAGAGGAATAACTACATTAGTTTCTACACACTATATGGATGAAGCTGAAAGATGTAATAAACTGTCATATATTGCATATGGTAAGCTACTTTCAAGTGGCACACAAAAAGACATTATTTCTGGATGTAACATCAAAACTTATAATATAGTTGGTAAAGGCGTTTATAAATTAATAGCAGAGTTGCAAGAGCATCCAGATGTTGAGCAGATCTCAATGTTTGGAAGTAGTGCACATTTAAGTATTAAAAAAGATGTAGATATATCTCCAATAGCGTCTCAGTATAAAGAATTTGAATGGCAAGAAATAGATACTTCTCTTGAGGATGCTTTTATTTATCTTATGAGTAGTCAGAAGGATAACTTTGCATGA
- a CDS encoding acyltransferase family protein has protein sequence MSNIKYRKDIDGLRALAVIAVILYHLDISWIRAGFLGVDIFFVISGFLITSIIIRDLNNNCFSIKNFYLRRIKRILPALLIVLITTTFFAWLILLPEDLYSYAQSLVSAIASFSNIFFFATLKFGYFSSDSTIIPLLHTWSLGIEEQFYIFWPIILIVAFKFNIKSNKQIFIISSILLISSLIAFLSIKNQIFYYFPFTRAFELLFGCSLAILMNSSNIRSEPEKKSLFLNILALTLLIIPLFADVHYASLWPAIICLGTTLFIYLGNSSQPSPIHKVFSYKIFVYTGLISYSLYLWHWPIIAFINYLSIEKTILVDIIIIFLTFILATLTYHFIEKPFRQKKYSFNKALSFLFIIPLIIACILLFIISKYPKIGYNYAISGYYTVRQAVTSYGYIGDYNFNITNCRNSNPNSININKTEISNCIKNKKHFDVVLFGDSHAAAFTPMVSSWTKPLNLSTVSFGESQDKIQDLIYKKDIEQSIQNIIDLTHPKIFIFAGWWSSYTKNTTDTIKYLNKAVKKVTENNIPTLIILDSAPIFDKKPNCGMTRITSLLNQECFNNLDLVKKDQKESIKEINNIAQKNSLVKTIDINKIICDDKKCYLSIDNKILYSDNAKMTWGIYNSHLTNYGSMLVGKLYMEKYGNPLN, from the coding sequence ATGAGCAATATAAAATATAGAAAAGATATTGATGGTTTAAGAGCTCTTGCTGTTATAGCTGTTATCCTATATCACCTAGATATTTCGTGGATTAGAGCAGGCTTCCTTGGCGTAGATATTTTCTTTGTGATATCTGGCTTTCTAATAACTTCTATTATAATTAGAGACTTAAATAATAACTGTTTCTCTATTAAAAATTTCTATCTTAGAAGAATCAAAAGAATTTTACCCGCTCTATTAATTGTACTTATAACAACAACATTCTTCGCTTGGCTTATTCTATTGCCTGAGGATCTATATAGCTATGCTCAATCACTTGTTTCCGCTATAGCTTCATTTTCTAATATCTTTTTCTTTGCAACTCTAAAATTTGGATATTTTAGTTCCGATTCAACTATTATCCCTTTATTACATACATGGTCTTTAGGCATAGAAGAACAATTCTATATCTTTTGGCCTATCATCCTCATAGTAGCTTTTAAATTTAATATAAAATCTAATAAACAAATATTTATTATTTCTAGCATATTATTAATCTCATCTTTAATTGCTTTCTTATCAATAAAAAATCAAATATTCTATTACTTCCCTTTTACTAGAGCTTTCGAATTATTATTTGGGTGTTCATTAGCAATTCTAATGAATTCAAGTAATATTAGATCTGAACCAGAAAAAAAATCTCTTTTCCTTAATATACTCGCTCTAACCTTACTAATTATCCCTCTTTTTGCAGATGTCCATTATGCAAGTTTATGGCCTGCTATAATATGTCTAGGTACTACACTATTTATATATCTAGGAAATAGTAGCCAGCCATCTCCTATTCATAAAGTATTTTCTTATAAAATATTTGTCTATACTGGGCTTATATCATATTCATTATACTTATGGCACTGGCCCATTATTGCTTTTATTAACTACCTCAGTATTGAAAAAACTATCTTAGTTGACATAATTATTATTTTTCTAACTTTTATATTAGCAACACTTACATATCATTTTATAGAAAAACCTTTTAGACAGAAAAAATACTCATTCAATAAAGCCCTTTCTTTTCTTTTCATTATCCCCCTTATTATTGCTTGTATATTATTATTTATAATCTCAAAATATCCTAAAATTGGATATAATTACGCAATTTCAGGATACTATACTGTCAGACAAGCAGTTACTTCGTATGGATATATTGGTGACTATAATTTCAATATAACTAATTGTAGAAACTCTAACCCAAATAGCATAAATATAAATAAAACTGAAATTTCTAATTGTATAAAAAATAAAAAACATTTTGATGTTGTGTTGTTTGGAGATTCTCATGCTGCTGCTTTTACTCCTATGGTATCTTCATGGACAAAACCATTAAATTTGTCTACAGTTTCTTTTGGTGAATCACAGGATAAAATTCAAGATCTTATATATAAAAAAGATATTGAACAAAGCATACAAAATATTATAGATTTAACACATCCTAAAATATTTATTTTTGCTGGATGGTGGTCCTCATATACAAAAAATACAACTGACACCATAAAATACCTTAATAAAGCCGTAAAAAAAGTGACTGAGAATAATATCCCTACACTAATAATCCTTGATTCTGCACCAATATTTGATAAAAAGCCAAATTGTGGAATGACGCGAATAACCTCATTATTGAATCAAGAGTGCTTTAACAATCTAGATTTAGTTAAAAAAGATCAAAAAGAATCTATTAAAGAGATTAACAATATAGCCCAAAAAAATAGCTTAGTAAAAACTATTGATATAAATAAAATTATCTGTGATGATAAAAAATGTTATTTATCTATAGATAATAAAATATTATATAGTGATAACGCTAAAATGACCTGGGGAATATATAACTCTCATCTCACTAATTATGGTTCTATGCTAGTTGGCAAATTATATATGGAAAAATATGGTAACCCATTAAACTAA
- a CDS encoding MAPEG family protein — protein sequence MTKKQKGVLRGMAIGSSISIAIILVGVYVNILSNIDNSLTIAFKALLLPALFLMISIGRLAGHRFFTPEDIDGGGLSVGSEKAKVLQSLLQNTLEQFCLALAAYTSWAVIMPSDTLSVIIYAAIMFAIGRILFFNGYNKGAPSRALGFTLTFYPSVFMLLGTVFYSIVSIFM from the coding sequence ATGACTAAAAAACAAAAAGGTGTACTACGTGGGATGGCAATAGGCTCATCTATCTCTATTGCTATCATATTAGTAGGGGTATATGTAAATATACTTTCAAATATTGATAATTCATTAACAATCGCTTTTAAAGCTCTCTTATTACCTGCCTTATTTTTGATGATTTCTATAGGTAGACTTGCTGGTCATCGTTTCTTTACACCAGAAGATATAGATGGTGGAGGTTTATCTGTAGGTTCTGAAAAAGCAAAAGTTCTTCAATCATTATTACAAAATACTCTAGAGCAGTTTTGTTTAGCATTAGCAGCTTATACTTCTTGGGCTGTAATCATGCCTAGCGATACTCTATCTGTGATTATTTATGCTGCAATTATGTTTGCTATTGGAAGAATCTTATTCTTTAATGGATATAATAAAGGCGCTCCGTCTAGAGCATTAGGATTTACCTTAACTTTTTATCCATCAGTTTTTATGTTATTAGGAACTGTTTTTTATAGTATAGTTAGTATTTTTATGTAA
- a CDS encoding SGNH/GDSL hydrolase family protein, protein MLKQVKLILALVFICFCYGKSYAFGKPDYSTVIAFGDSLTDNGNLYKKSLENIPDKDTWYKGRFSNDRTWAEYLCSYSSDKDCKFLDYAYGGAYSSDGYQNVKYNDEVIYKLTTNFLQQVDNFVKKDKKYDPNKTLYVMLIGGNDIMEREKKYIDVPKNVDKAIDTLIKEKDAKHIIYLNIPDVSKAPMFSKSDKEKKQEIHEKVVELNTQIEKVVEKYSDQGVDIKLVDFYTFLNNLIDDKSYISDKPCIDIPLSADKLNFVLKYDKTSDCKKNLAKYVFFDNLHPTGNVHEKLSEEVKKDM, encoded by the coding sequence ATGTTAAAGCAAGTTAAGCTGATTTTAGCTTTAGTATTTATATGCTTTTGTTATGGTAAGAGCTATGCATTTGGAAAACCAGATTATTCAACAGTAATAGCATTTGGTGATAGTCTGACAGACAACGGTAATCTTTATAAAAAATCTTTAGAAAATATTCCTGATAAAGATACTTGGTATAAAGGAAGATTTTCTAATGATCGCACATGGGCAGAATATTTGTGCTCATATAGTTCTGATAAAGACTGTAAGTTCTTAGATTATGCATATGGAGGGGCTTATAGTTCTGATGGTTATCAGAATGTAAAGTATAATGATGAAGTGATCTATAAGCTAACAACTAATTTTTTACAACAAGTAGATAACTTCGTTAAAAAAGATAAAAAATATGATCCTAATAAGACGCTATATGTAATGCTTATAGGTGGAAATGACATTATGGAACGTGAAAAAAAATATATAGATGTTCCAAAAAATGTAGATAAAGCTATTGATACTTTAATAAAAGAAAAGGATGCTAAGCATATCATATATCTGAATATTCCTGATGTAAGTAAAGCACCAATGTTTAGTAAATCAGATAAGGAAAAAAAGCAAGAAATACATGAAAAAGTAGTAGAACTTAATACACAAATAGAGAAGGTTGTTGAAAAATATTCAGATCAAGGAGTAGATATTAAGCTAGTTGATTTCTATACTTTCTTAAATAACTTGATTGATGATAAAAGTTATATTTCTGATAAGCCTTGTATAGATATTCCATTATCTGCAGATAAATTAAATTTTGTGTTGAAATATGATAAAACTAGTGATTGTAAGAAAAATCTAGCAAAATATGTATTTTTTGATAATTTGCATCCAACAGGAAATGTTCATGAAAAGCTTTCAGAAGAAGTAAAAAAAGATATGTAG
- a CDS encoding ABC transporter permease: MKYFDINRYYAILLKEVIHMLRDRVTIGLVLGIPLIQMILFGFAINMNPKHLSTALIDFDRTLQTNFLVEKINNTNYFDMKYQNLSLDDAMTLMRKGRVQFIIEIPHNFTKKVYRGETPDILIITDGANPTSSAAAMEAIGKLKGIYNNYFATQSQTSVSKEPFNFVVHNKYNPENKTQNNIVPALAGVILTMTMVMVTSLVITREKEYGTMESLLATPVTSLEIILGKITPYIVVGYIQLLLIILFAKVIFGITILGSITLLLIATFPFIVANLLVGITFSTVAATQLQAMQMTFFFFLPSILLSGFMFPFDGMPEWAQVVGNILPLTHYLNIVREILLKGGGLFDILSSIYPLLIFMVVVSFVALKRYKNTI, encoded by the coding sequence ATGAAGTATTTTGATATTAATAGATATTATGCAATTTTACTTAAAGAAGTAATTCATATGCTTAGAGATAGAGTTACTATTGGTTTGGTATTGGGGATCCCATTAATCCAAATGATACTTTTTGGATTTGCCATAAATATGAACCCAAAACATTTAAGCACAGCATTAATAGATTTTGATAGAACGTTACAAACTAACTTTCTTGTTGAAAAAATAAATAACACAAACTATTTTGACATGAAGTATCAGAATCTTTCTCTCGATGACGCAATGACTTTGATGAGAAAAGGACGAGTGCAGTTTATAATAGAAATCCCACATAATTTCACAAAAAAAGTTTATAGAGGAGAGACTCCAGATATTCTTATAATTACAGATGGCGCTAATCCTACTTCAAGTGCAGCTGCAATGGAGGCTATTGGAAAGTTAAAAGGCATATATAATAATTATTTTGCTACTCAGTCACAAACATCAGTAAGTAAAGAACCATTTAATTTTGTTGTTCATAATAAATATAATCCTGAGAATAAGACTCAAAATAATATTGTACCAGCATTAGCAGGAGTTATCTTAACTATGACTATGGTAATGGTGACATCTTTAGTAATAACTAGAGAAAAAGAATATGGCACAATGGAATCTTTATTAGCTACTCCTGTAACATCATTAGAAATAATTTTAGGTAAAATTACGCCATATATAGTTGTCGGTTATATACAGTTATTGCTTATTATTTTGTTTGCCAAAGTAATATTTGGAATAACAATACTTGGAAGTATAACTTTATTGCTTATAGCAACTTTTCCTTTTATTGTGGCAAATCTACTTGTTGGCATAACCTTTTCGACAGTTGCTGCAACTCAGCTACAAGCAATGCAAATGACGTTTTTCTTTTTCTTGCCGTCAATTTTATTATCTGGATTTATGTTCCCTTTTGATGGAATGCCTGAGTGGGCACAGGTTGTAGGTAATATTCTTCCATTAACTCACTATTTAAATATTGTTAGAGAAATATTACTTAAAGGAGGAGGGCTCTTTGATATTTTAAGTAGCATATATCCACTTCTCATATTTATGGTGGTTGTATCATTTGTTGCGTTAAAAAGATATAAAAATACAATCTAA
- a CDS encoding acyltransferase family protein, with the protein MSNIKYRKDIDGLRALAVIAVILYHLDISWIRAGFLGVDIFFVISGFLITSIIIRDLNNNCFSIKNFYLRRIKRILPALLIVLITTTFFAWLILLPEDLYSYAQSLVSAIASFSNIFFFATLKFGYFSSDSTIIPLLHTWSLGIEEQFYIFWPIILIVAFKFNIKSNKQIFIISSILLISSLIAFLSIKNQIFYYFPFTRAFELLFGCSLAILMNSSNIRSEPEKKSLFLNILALTLLIIPLFADVHYASLWPAIICLGTTLFIYLGNSSQPSPIHKVFSYKIFVYTGLISYSLYLWHWPIIAFINYLSIEKTILVDIIIIFLTFILATLTYHFIEKPFRQKKYSFNKALSFLFIIPLIIACINLFICSQQSQLDYKIGSLDQKIINRTKDLNHSVFYCEDKVFNKDGSINPILLKTCSHNKEIDIVLFGDSHARAISQMIRLWSEDKKLSLLEIDNNALSILDDVYTERFIDKDLYPIIDNIKPKIFIFAGFWKTYTNWKGDNKFSYIEKSIEILHKKGIEPIIVLDFPSLLKNKPTCGFKDFDLKNNKPLGCINKLDKILDDQKESLEEINKLKQKYSFLKIIDTTKIICPDKKCKNVLDGKIIYMNNDNGNSHLNYIGDLLVGKIYLKNEGNPL; encoded by the coding sequence ATGAGCAATATAAAATATAGAAAAGATATTGATGGTTTAAGAGCTCTTGCTGTTATAGCTGTTATCCTATATCACCTAGATATTTCGTGGATTAGAGCAGGCTTCCTTGGCGTAGATATTTTCTTTGTGATATCTGGCTTTCTAATAACTTCTATTATAATTAGAGACTTAAATAATAACTGTTTCTCTATTAAAAATTTCTATCTTAGAAGAATCAAAAGAATTTTACCCGCTCTATTAATTGTACTTATAACAACAACATTCTTCGCTTGGCTTATTCTATTGCCTGAGGATCTATATAGCTATGCTCAATCACTTGTTTCCGCTATAGCTTCATTTTCTAATATCTTTTTCTTTGCAACTCTAAAATTTGGATATTTTAGTTCCGATTCAACTATTATCCCTTTATTACATACATGGTCTTTAGGCATAGAAGAACAATTCTATATCTTTTGGCCTATCATCCTCATAGTAGCTTTTAAATTTAATATAAAATCTAATAAACAAATATTTATTATTTCTAGCATATTATTAATCTCATCTTTAATTGCTTTCTTATCAATAAAAAATCAAATATTCTATTACTTCCCTTTTACTAGAGCTTTCGAATTATTATTTGGGTGTTCATTAGCAATTCTAATGAATTCAAGTAATATTAGATCTGAACCAGAAAAAAAATCTCTTTTCCTTAATATACTCGCTCTAACCTTACTAATTATCCCTCTTTTTGCAGATGTCCATTATGCAAGTTTATGGCCTGCTATAATATGTCTAGGTACTACACTATTTATATATCTAGGAAATAGTAGCCAGCCATCTCCTATTCATAAAGTATTTTCTTATAAAATATTTGTCTATACTGGGCTTATATCATATTCATTATACTTATGGCACTGGCCCATTATTGCTTTTATTAACTACCTCAGTATTGAAAAAACTATCTTAGTTGACATAATTATTATTTTTCTAACTTTTATATTAGCAACACTTACATATCATTTTATAGAAAAACCTTTTAGACAGAAAAAATACTCATTCAATAAAGCCCTTTCTTTTCTTTTCATTATCCCTCTTATTATTGCCTGTATTAATCTTTTTATATGCAGTCAGCAATCCCAATTAGATTATAAGATAGGATCTCTAGATCAGAAAATTATAAACCGTACAAAAGATCTCAATCATTCTGTTTTCTATTGTGAAGATAAAGTGTTTAATAAAGATGGAAGTATTAATCCAATTTTATTAAAAACCTGCTCACATAACAAAGAGATAGATATTGTCCTTTTTGGCGACTCTCATGCTAGAGCTATCTCTCAAATGATAAGATTATGGAGTGAAGATAAAAAATTATCTTTGCTTGAAATAGATAATAATGCTTTGTCGATCCTTGATGATGTTTATACAGAAAGATTTATAGATAAAGACTTATACCCAATAATAGATAATATAAAACCAAAAATCTTTATTTTTGCTGGTTTCTGGAAAACTTATACCAACTGGAAAGGCGACAACAAATTTAGCTATATTGAAAAAAGTATAGAAATATTACATAAAAAAGGAATTGAGCCAATTATTGTTCTAGATTTTCCTTCTCTTCTAAAAAATAAACCTACATGTGGCTTTAAAGATTTCGACTTAAAGAATAATAAACCTCTAGGCTGTATAAATAAACTTGATAAAATCTTAGATGATCAAAAAGAAAGTTTAGAAGAAATTAATAAATTGAAACAAAAATATTCATTTTTAAAAATAATAGACACAACGAAAATCATTTGTCCTGATAAAAAGTGTAAAAATGTATTAGATGGTAAGATTATTTATATGAACAATGATAATGGAAACAGTCATTTAAACTATATAGGAGATCTTCTTGTAGGAAAAATTTATCTAAAAAATGAAGGAAATCCTTTATAA
- a CDS encoding SulP family inorganic anion transporter has translation MLDYKNTFIGRNIKSDVLSGIVVAIALIPEAIAFSIMAGVSPTVGLYTAFILGLVTALIGGKAGMISGATGAVAVVLIGLGVSIKNSLSPEMLQSLTVSDQLSSYILQYILLCTILAGIIQITIGVFKLGKLIRLVPQPAMYGFVNGLAIVIALAQVPLFYNEGAYMYVLVLITMLIVYFFPKFTDKIPAGLVAIVIITVVVLAFKLPTKNVGDLADISGSLPSFSIPHVHLTWSSIITVLPYSIIVALVGLIESLLTLSVLDEMDGKRGSGNQECIAQGTGNVFCGFFGGMAGCTMIGQSIINFTNGGRGRLSSATAAILLITFVVVLSKYISLIPVAVLAGIMFMVCINTFEWESMNRIRYMPNSDKFVLVAVTIITVFADLAIAVISGVIISALVFAWKSSQVKSRTHREDDNTKAYEFFGPLFFGSTSSFKNLFDIKYDPENIILDFANSRVMDISGAEAIDDVTKKYLDLGKKVTLRHLSEDCRQVLKNAGPYCEFEETDPTYKIARNI, from the coding sequence GTGCTCGATTATAAAAATACTTTTATTGGAAGAAATATTAAAAGTGATGTTTTATCTGGAATTGTTGTAGCTATTGCTTTGATACCTGAGGCTATAGCATTCTCTATTATGGCTGGTGTTTCACCAACTGTCGGTTTATATACAGCTTTTATATTAGGCTTAGTTACAGCTTTAATCGGTGGTAAAGCTGGTATGATTTCAGGAGCTACTGGTGCAGTGGCAGTAGTTTTAATAGGGCTGGGGGTTAGCATAAAAAATAGCTTATCACCAGAAATGCTACAGAGCTTAACAGTATCAGATCAATTAAGCTCATATATTTTACAATATATTTTATTATGTACTATATTGGCTGGAATTATTCAAATTACTATAGGAGTGTTTAAGCTTGGTAAGTTAATACGCTTAGTTCCTCAACCAGCAATGTATGGTTTTGTAAATGGTTTAGCAATAGTAATAGCATTAGCACAGGTCCCTTTATTCTATAATGAAGGAGCATATATGTATGTTTTAGTGCTGATAACTATGCTTATTGTGTATTTTTTTCCGAAGTTTACAGATAAGATACCAGCTGGGCTTGTTGCTATAGTTATAATAACAGTGGTGGTTTTGGCATTTAAATTACCTACAAAAAATGTTGGTGACTTAGCAGACATCTCTGGTTCGTTACCTTCATTTTCTATACCCCATGTACATTTGACATGGAGCTCTATTATTACTGTTTTACCATACTCAATTATTGTGGCATTGGTCGGATTAATAGAATCCCTGCTTACATTATCAGTTTTAGATGAAATGGATGGTAAAAGAGGAAGTGGTAATCAAGAGTGTATAGCTCAAGGAACAGGGAATGTTTTCTGTGGTTTCTTTGGTGGCATGGCTGGTTGTACAATGATTGGGCAATCAATTATTAATTTTACAAATGGTGGTAGAGGAAGACTATCATCAGCAACTGCAGCTATTTTACTAATAACATTTGTAGTAGTACTTTCAAAATATATATCATTAATTCCAGTAGCAGTTTTAGCAGGTATTATGTTTATGGTGTGTATTAATACTTTTGAATGGGAAAGTATGAATCGTATTCGTTATATGCCAAATTCTGATAAGTTTGTACTCGTTGCTGTTACTATAATTACAGTATTTGCCGATTTAGCTATAGCTGTTATTTCCGGAGTTATAATTTCTGCTTTAGTTTTTGCATGGAAAAGCTCACAAGTTAAGAGTAGGACTCATAGAGAGGATGATAATACTAAGGCTTATGAGTTTTTTGGACCACTCTTTTTCGGATCAACGTCATCATTTAAAAATTTATTTGATATTAAGTATGATCCTGAAAATATAATATTAGATTTTGCAAACTCTAGAGTTATGGACATATCTGGTGCAGAAGCTATTGACGATGTTACAAAAAAATATTTAGATTTAGGTAAGAAGGTGACTTTAAGACACTTGAGTGAAGATTGCCGTCAAGTATTAAAGAATGCTGGACCGTACTGTGAATTTGAAGAGACAGATCCAACTTATAAAATTGCGAGGAATATATAA
- a CDS encoding DNA-3-methyladenine glycosylase I: MQLTDNKIRCQWCNKSQLYQDYHDNEWGTPNYDDNYLFQTLILETMQAGLSWYTVLQKRENYRKHIFSYSIKQISNFDNDKKAELLQNEGLIRHKLKIESIINNAQAFLEIQKNYGSFSNYIWSFTDKKIIKNELNTIKEIANKTELSDQISKDLKKKGFKFVGSVTIYAYLQAIGIVNDHIKSCWKY; encoded by the coding sequence ATGCAGTTAACAGATAATAAAATACGCTGCCAATGGTGCAATAAATCCCAACTATACCAAGACTACCATGATAATGAGTGGGGAACTCCTAATTATGATGATAACTACTTATTTCAAACTCTAATTTTAGAAACTATGCAAGCCGGCTTAAGCTGGTATACCGTGCTTCAAAAAAGAGAAAATTACCGCAAACACATTTTTTCATACTCAATTAAGCAAATATCTAATTTTGATAATGATAAGAAAGCAGAGCTCTTGCAAAATGAAGGCTTAATAAGACATAAACTTAAAATTGAATCGATAATTAATAATGCCCAAGCATTTTTAGAAATACAAAAGAATTATGGAAGTTTCTCTAACTATATATGGAGCTTCACAGATAAAAAAATTATAAAAAATGAGCTAAATACAATTAAAGAAATCGCCAATAAAACAGAGCTATCCGATCAAATCTCAAAAGACTTAAAGAAGAAAGGTTTTAAGTTTGTTGGAAGTGTTACTATCTATGCCTATCTTCAAGCTATTGGCATAGTAAATGATCATATAAAAAGCTGTTGGAAATATTAA